One window from the genome of Enterococcus haemoperoxidus ATCC BAA-382 encodes:
- a CDS encoding Nif3-like dinuclear metal center hexameric protein, with product MSLDGNVFIERFEAYCPQWLAEVGDPVGLHIGTLNKKLNRVLVTLDVRPEVVAEAIEKQVDLIIAKHPPIFRPVKRLDTDDLQTKMYADLLKHDIAVFAAHTNMDIIDNGLNDWFCELLGIEDTTYLTKTHTVGYKKLAVFVPVEDAAKMRKVLGQAGAGLQGDYANTSYSLIGTGRFTPVTGANPTLGVVGKEETVQEAKIEVIFPETIETKVIKAMLTAHPYEEPAYDMYPIENITKEYGLGRVGHLKQALPLNEFVSTIKKVFDLEGLRIVAEDETKMIQRVAICGGSGEKFFRDAIKKQADVYITGDVYYHTGHDMLTEGLSVIDPGHYIEQLCKPKLVELFNQWKKDYNWDIEFIESEVNTNPFKFR from the coding sequence ATGAGTCTTGATGGCAATGTATTTATTGAACGTTTTGAAGCTTATTGTCCCCAGTGGCTCGCAGAAGTAGGAGATCCTGTCGGGTTACACATCGGTACATTGAATAAAAAACTAAATCGAGTTTTAGTAACATTGGATGTACGTCCAGAAGTAGTGGCCGAAGCTATCGAAAAGCAAGTTGACTTGATCATTGCAAAACACCCGCCTATCTTTAGACCAGTGAAACGCTTAGATACAGATGATTTACAAACGAAAATGTATGCGGACTTATTGAAGCATGATATCGCCGTTTTTGCAGCACATACCAATATGGATATTATAGACAATGGATTAAATGATTGGTTTTGTGAACTTTTAGGGATAGAAGATACGACTTATTTAACCAAAACCCATACTGTTGGCTATAAAAAATTAGCTGTTTTTGTTCCTGTAGAAGATGCAGCGAAGATGCGCAAAGTGTTAGGTCAAGCAGGGGCCGGACTTCAAGGGGATTATGCAAATACAAGTTATTCATTGATTGGAACAGGCAGATTTACACCCGTTACTGGGGCTAATCCAACCCTTGGTGTGGTCGGCAAAGAAGAAACTGTTCAAGAAGCAAAAATCGAAGTGATTTTTCCAGAAACGATCGAAACAAAAGTAATCAAAGCAATGTTAACAGCACATCCGTATGAAGAACCAGCCTATGATATGTATCCAATAGAAAACATAACTAAAGAATATGGTTTAGGACGAGTTGGCCATTTAAAACAAGCTCTACCTTTAAATGAGTTTGTCTCTACCATAAAAAAAGTATTCGATTTAGAGGGTTTGCGAATTGTCGCGGAAGATGAAACAAAAATGATTCAGCGCGTTGCAATTTGCGGGGGCAGTGGTGAAAAATTTTTCCGCGATGCCATTAAAAAACAAGCAGATGTCTATATCACAGGAGACGTCTATTATCATACAGGACATGATATGTTGACAGAAGGCTTGTCTGTGATCGATCCAGGGCATTATATCGAACAATTATGCAAACCTAAGTTGGTCGAACTATTCAATCAGTGGAAAAAAGATTATAATTGGGACATAGAATTTATCGAATCTGAGGTAAATACGAATCCGTTTAAATTTAGATAA
- a CDS encoding catalase — translation MSKKITTSEGQPVANNQHSQTAGKRGPVLIQDVHLLEKLAHFNRERIPERVVHAKGAGAFGEFELTNDMSMYTKAGLFNGVGKKTRVAIRFSQVAGESGYIDTYRDVRGFAVKFYTEEGNYDIVGNNTPVFFVNDALKFPDFIHSQKRDPKTHLRDPYMQWDFWAHSPESVHQVTILMADRGIPASYRTMHGYGSHTFKWVNNQGEAFWVKYHFRTNQGVKNLTDDVAAQIASENTDYLTDELFQAIETGDFPSWTLCVQIIPYEEGLNYKYDLFDVTKVVSQKDYPLIEVGKMTLNENPQNYFTDVEEIAFSPANLVPGVEVSPDKLLQGRLFAYKDAARYRLGVNYDQLPVNKPINEVNNYERDGFMQGNNPGGAVNYEPNSQGGPVQDESAAITPFDVEGQAATYEYGEDHYSQAGDLYRLIPEDEKERLVQTIKNNLGQVDNREIQVLEIKQFYQADKDYGSRIAEALNIPIEEIQ, via the coding sequence ATGAGTAAAAAAATTACGACAAGCGAAGGACAACCAGTAGCCAATAATCAACACTCACAAACTGCTGGTAAAAGAGGGCCAGTATTGATCCAAGATGTTCATCTTTTAGAAAAGTTAGCTCATTTCAACCGCGAAAGAATTCCTGAAAGAGTTGTTCACGCTAAAGGAGCTGGTGCTTTTGGCGAATTTGAGCTTACTAATGATATGAGTATGTATACAAAAGCCGGACTTTTTAATGGTGTAGGTAAAAAGACAAGAGTAGCGATTCGCTTTTCTCAAGTAGCAGGTGAATCAGGGTATATCGATACGTATCGTGATGTCAGAGGTTTTGCAGTCAAGTTTTATACGGAAGAAGGGAATTATGATATTGTAGGCAATAATACGCCGGTATTTTTTGTCAATGATGCTTTGAAATTTCCAGATTTTATCCATTCTCAAAAACGTGATCCAAAAACACATTTACGCGATCCTTATATGCAATGGGATTTTTGGGCTCACTCACCAGAATCTGTACACCAAGTAACAATTTTGATGGCTGATCGAGGAATTCCAGCAAGTTATCGTACGATGCATGGTTACGGCAGCCACACGTTTAAATGGGTCAATAATCAAGGAGAAGCTTTTTGGGTGAAGTATCACTTTAGAACAAACCAAGGGGTGAAAAATTTAACGGATGATGTTGCTGCACAGATTGCATCTGAAAATACGGATTATTTAACAGATGAATTATTTCAAGCGATTGAAACCGGTGACTTTCCTTCATGGACACTTTGTGTGCAAATTATTCCTTATGAAGAAGGTTTAAACTATAAATATGATTTATTTGATGTAACCAAAGTTGTTTCACAAAAGGATTATCCGTTGATCGAAGTGGGTAAGATGACATTGAATGAAAACCCTCAAAATTATTTTACAGATGTTGAGGAAATTGCTTTTTCACCAGCTAACTTGGTGCCTGGGGTAGAAGTGTCACCTGATAAGTTATTGCAAGGAAGATTATTTGCCTATAAAGATGCAGCGCGCTATCGCTTAGGCGTTAATTATGATCAATTGCCTGTCAATAAACCAATTAATGAGGTTAATAATTATGAACGAGATGGTTTTATGCAAGGAAATAATCCAGGTGGGGCAGTTAATTATGAACCGAATAGTCAAGGTGGACCAGTCCAAGACGAATCTGCAGCGATTACGCCATTTGATGTAGAAGGACAGGCAGCAACTTATGAATATGGTGAAGACCATTATTCTCAAGCAGGTGATCTTTATCGTTTGATTCCAGAAGATGAAAAAGAACGCTTAGTTCAAACAATCAAAAACAATTTAGGTCAAGTGGATAATCGAGAAATTCAAGTTCTTGAAATCAAACAATTCTATCAAGCGGATAAAGATTATGGCTCCAGAATCGCTGAAGCTTTAAATATACCAATAGAAGAAATTCAATAG
- a CDS encoding tRNA (adenine(22)-N(1))-methyltransferase — protein MNENQLSKRLARVGELVPEQSRLADIGSDHAYLPVALVLQKKVAFAVAGEVVSGPFEAAKKQVQKNGLNNQITVRLADGLDAVEEADKITAVTICGMGGVLIRDILEAGWTNQRLQGNERLVLQPNIGEKPLRDWLTVHGYTIIDEDILEENNKIYEIIVACRQEVRVAYSEKERLFGPVLLKKQSSIFQKKWQGELKQRETILAQLAKASGDQQVRIQQIEKEITEIKEVLSNES, from the coding sequence ATGAATGAAAATCAATTATCAAAACGTTTAGCACGTGTGGGAGAACTAGTCCCTGAACAAAGCCGTTTAGCAGATATCGGTTCTGACCATGCGTATTTGCCTGTAGCATTAGTTTTACAAAAAAAGGTTGCTTTTGCGGTAGCTGGAGAAGTCGTATCTGGGCCTTTCGAAGCTGCCAAAAAACAAGTGCAAAAAAATGGACTGAATAATCAAATCACTGTGCGCTTAGCAGACGGCTTAGATGCTGTAGAAGAAGCAGATAAAATCACGGCTGTCACTATTTGCGGCATGGGTGGTGTTTTGATTCGTGATATTTTGGAAGCTGGTTGGACGAACCAACGACTGCAAGGCAATGAACGCTTAGTTTTACAACCAAACATTGGTGAAAAGCCATTGCGTGATTGGTTGACAGTTCATGGTTATACAATTATCGATGAAGATATTTTAGAAGAAAATAATAAAATCTATGAAATTATCGTAGCTTGTAGGCAAGAAGTAAGAGTTGCTTATTCTGAAAAAGAGCGTCTTTTCGGGCCCGTTTTACTAAAAAAACAGTCTTCTATTTTTCAAAAAAAGTGGCAGGGTGAACTAAAACAACGTGAAACTATTTTAGCGCAACTAGCCAAAGCTTCTGGTGATCAGCAAGTGAGAATCCAACAAATAGAAAAAGAAATCACTGAGATCAAGGAGGTTTTATCAAATGAGTCTTGA
- a CDS encoding DUF1294 domain-containing protein, with protein sequence MTGLLKHLPWVYLLIVNLVEFIMMYLDKQRAKRGKWRIPEFDLLFIGVIGGGIGGLLAQQLFHHKTRKLRFYFFFIFGTLVAIAIICFSYKK encoded by the coding sequence ATGACAGGTTTGTTGAAACATTTGCCGTGGGTTTATTTACTCATTGTAAATTTAGTTGAATTTATTATGATGTATCTTGATAAACAGCGAGCTAAAAGGGGAAAGTGGCGAATACCAGAATTCGACCTTCTATTCATAGGAGTGATCGGAGGAGGGATTGGCGGTTTGCTAGCTCAGCAACTTTTTCATCATAAAACGAGAAAATTGCGCTTTTATTTTTTCTTTATTTTTGGTACACTTGTGGCTATTGCAATTATTTGTTTTAGTTATAAAAAATAA
- a CDS encoding endonuclease MutS2 → MNQETYDKTQFNMIKEKLMTYAISYYGKEQIKRLQPSSRLDVVKKRLQETAEAKALLLANLHVPFMGLNNIEHLTNQVEKGFILEPNELVGYADFLRSSRLIQSFMQKNQFIAPLLARYSESLLLFSDIEDEIYQVIRNNQVENDASRELRKIRRAIQECEKEIELKLHSFLRNVQNKPKIQESIVVKKNDRYTIPIKATYKNQISGTVIDASSKGTTVFVEPTTVAKLNDKLYQLKMEEATEVYQILSSLTGLIAEQMISIQSNLEVVAQYDMIFAKAKYSREINGIEPAINQEGIIEFVNVKHTLLADKAVPLNLSLGKEYRGLTITGPNAGGKTVVLKTVGLICLQTMIGVQIMADAGTNIAIFDQIFVDIGDQQSIENALSTFSGHMHNISEILAKTKQNSLILLDEIGSGTEPNEGAALAIAIMEAFYKKGSILITTTHYGEIKRFSEQHEDFLTAAMAFDSENLMPKYQLVLGKTGESNAFWIANKMNLDEQVVKLAQNYLHDRNYSTKKEGSFQKVKKQKEQTIFPAYEKGDRVFWTEKKKIALIYELIEMTDDVVIYFENEKITVHKRQLKLERRAKDLYPKNYDLDSLFDNYHERKRQRDLERGSKKAHKNLRKEMQKRQEKEMIEDNN, encoded by the coding sequence ATGAATCAAGAAACCTATGATAAAACACAATTTAATATGATCAAAGAAAAACTAATGACTTACGCGATCAGTTACTACGGAAAAGAGCAAATCAAACGTTTACAGCCAAGTAGTCGCTTAGACGTGGTTAAAAAGCGTCTACAAGAAACAGCAGAAGCAAAAGCCTTGCTACTAGCAAATCTACATGTTCCATTTATGGGATTAAACAATATTGAACATTTAACAAATCAAGTTGAAAAAGGGTTTATTTTAGAGCCAAATGAATTAGTCGGCTATGCAGATTTTCTTAGAAGTAGTCGTTTGATCCAATCCTTTATGCAAAAAAATCAATTTATCGCGCCACTTTTAGCTAGATACAGTGAATCATTGCTGCTCTTTTCTGATATTGAAGATGAAATCTATCAAGTCATTCGAAACAATCAAGTGGAGAATGATGCGAGTCGTGAACTTCGTAAAATCCGTCGTGCTATTCAAGAGTGTGAAAAAGAAATTGAACTGAAATTACATTCATTTCTTCGAAACGTGCAAAATAAACCGAAAATTCAAGAATCAATTGTTGTTAAGAAAAACGACCGTTACACCATACCGATCAAAGCAACATATAAAAACCAAATCTCAGGAACCGTCATAGATGCTTCTTCGAAGGGAACGACTGTTTTTGTTGAGCCGACAACAGTCGCGAAACTAAATGATAAATTATATCAGCTGAAAATGGAGGAAGCGACAGAAGTTTATCAAATTCTATCTTCACTGACGGGGTTGATTGCAGAGCAAATGATCTCGATCCAATCAAATTTAGAAGTAGTTGCACAATATGACATGATCTTTGCTAAAGCGAAATACAGTAGAGAAATCAACGGAATCGAACCTGCAATCAATCAAGAAGGAATCATTGAATTTGTTAACGTGAAACATACTTTATTAGCTGATAAGGCAGTTCCCTTGAATCTGTCGCTAGGAAAGGAATACCGCGGCCTGACGATTACCGGACCTAATGCGGGTGGGAAAACGGTTGTGTTAAAAACAGTGGGCTTGATTTGTTTGCAAACGATGATTGGTGTCCAAATTATGGCAGATGCCGGTACGAACATCGCTATTTTTGATCAGATTTTCGTTGATATCGGGGATCAGCAAAGTATTGAGAATGCTTTAAGTACTTTCTCAGGACACATGCATAACATCTCCGAAATTCTTGCTAAAACAAAACAAAATAGCTTGATTTTGCTCGATGAAATCGGTAGTGGAACCGAACCTAATGAAGGTGCAGCATTAGCGATTGCGATCATGGAAGCTTTTTACAAAAAGGGTAGTATTCTTATAACGACAACCCACTATGGAGAAATCAAACGTTTTTCCGAGCAACATGAAGATTTTCTAACTGCTGCGATGGCGTTTGATTCAGAGAACTTAATGCCTAAATATCAATTGGTTTTAGGAAAAACAGGTGAAAGTAACGCTTTTTGGATCGCTAACAAGATGAATCTAGATGAACAAGTTGTTAAACTTGCCCAAAACTATTTACATGATCGCAACTATTCAACGAAAAAAGAAGGATCTTTTCAAAAAGTCAAAAAACAAAAAGAGCAAACGATTTTTCCAGCCTATGAAAAAGGAGATCGAGTTTTTTGGACGGAGAAAAAGAAAATTGCTTTAATATATGAGTTGATAGAAATGACAGATGATGTCGTAATCTACTTTGAAAACGAAAAAATAACCGTTCATAAGCGCCAATTAAAATTAGAGCGGCGCGCAAAAGACTTGTATCCAAAAAATTATGATTTAGATTCCTTGTTTGACAATTATCATGAACGCAAGAGACAACGAGATCTTGAAAGAGGCTCTAAAAAAGCCCATAAGAATTTAAGAAAAGAAATGCAGAAAAGACAAGAGAAAGAAATGATAGAGGATAATAATTAA
- the pepT gene encoding peptidase T, with translation MYENLLPRFLRYVKTETRSNPKSETTPSTQTQVAFAQTLKKELEEIGMTDVVYNETNGFVIATLPSNIDKEVRSIGFIAHMDTADFNAINVNPQIIENYDGESTIKLDKEGKFTLNTTDFPNLKNYANQTLITTDGTTLLGADDKSGIAEIMTAMEILIKNPSIKHGTIRVAFGPDEEIGVGADKFDVEQFNVDFAYTMDGGPVGELQYETFNAAQAEVTIQGKNVHPGTAKDTMINAIQLAIDFQNQLPQNEVPEKTDGYEGFFHLAQMSGTPEEAKMTYIIRDHDREKFEARKALILKIQEIINQPFDQERVKIDLFDQYYNMGEVIEKDMSIIELAKNAMIELDIEPLIEPVRGGTDGSKISYLGIPTPNIFAGGENMHGRFEFVSLQAMEKATDVIVKIAESNAK, from the coding sequence ATGTATGAGAATTTATTACCGCGTTTTTTACGCTATGTAAAAACAGAAACACGCTCTAATCCTAAAAGTGAAACGACCCCTTCAACGCAAACCCAAGTTGCTTTTGCACAAACGTTGAAAAAAGAGTTGGAAGAAATCGGTATGACCGATGTTGTGTATAACGAAACAAATGGTTTTGTGATTGCTACTTTGCCAAGCAACATAGACAAAGAAGTACGTTCAATTGGGTTTATTGCTCATATGGATACGGCAGATTTCAATGCCATTAATGTCAATCCACAAATCATTGAAAATTACGACGGTGAATCAACGATCAAACTAGATAAAGAAGGAAAATTCACATTAAATACAACTGATTTTCCTAATCTAAAAAACTATGCTAATCAAACGTTGATCACAACAGATGGCACAACACTTTTAGGTGCAGATGATAAATCTGGTATCGCTGAAATCATGACAGCTATGGAAATTTTGATCAAAAATCCATCGATCAAACATGGAACGATTCGTGTCGCTTTTGGCCCTGATGAAGAAATTGGTGTTGGCGCGGATAAATTTGACGTAGAACAATTTAACGTTGATTTTGCTTATACAATGGATGGCGGTCCAGTGGGCGAGTTACAATATGAGACATTCAACGCGGCGCAAGCTGAAGTAACGATTCAAGGGAAAAATGTCCATCCTGGAACAGCCAAAGATACAATGATCAATGCCATACAATTGGCAATTGATTTTCAGAATCAATTACCGCAAAATGAAGTACCCGAAAAAACAGATGGTTATGAAGGATTTTTCCATTTAGCACAAATGAGTGGTACTCCGGAAGAAGCGAAAATGACGTACATTATTCGTGACCATGATCGTGAGAAATTTGAAGCCCGCAAAGCGTTGATTCTTAAAATTCAAGAAATCATCAACCAACCATTTGATCAAGAACGAGTTAAAATCGATTTATTTGATCAATATTACAATATGGGTGAAGTGATCGAAAAAGATATGAGTATTATTGAATTAGCGAAAAATGCGATGATTGAACTTGACATCGAACCTTTGATCGAGCCTGTACGTGGCGGAACAGATGGATCTAAGATTTCTTATCTAGGTATTCCAACGCCAAATATTTTCGCTGGTGGCGAAAATATGCATGGTCGCTTTGAGTTTGTTTCATTACAAGCTATGGAAAAAGCAACGGATGTTATTGTAAAAATTGCAGAATCTAACGCTAAGTAA
- a CDS encoding lysylphosphatidylglycerol synthase transmembrane domain-containing protein has product MKSNSKTKVFLNIGLLAIFIAVIIYVMDNSLSDIFAQLMETSWIVVALVILLGVVYQIVEGRSIKEIASYFQKDFTTKDGFFTSCYVAFYRVISFGTGTLLSEIYFYKKKGLAVSQGVGVTALHMIMYKVAVIFLSVLGLIFQFSLFYERAPKMIPFILVGVGLTFAIIFSLLILSSSINLQVMLISWTNKHFKRKKLRDWVDKCNLQIYSLRETVQTITKDRSAMIRIFGWNVAKLLFWYVIPYVVLVENHPNIDFLLVLSFTSFSVILSGVFPTPAGIGPFEFVYLLLFKPLVGTVDAVSSLLLYRFGSFVLPFLIGFIYVLVQKRREIKLGLHAVREEKKEV; this is encoded by the coding sequence ATGAAAAGCAATTCTAAAACAAAAGTTTTCCTAAATATCGGCTTGTTGGCCATTTTTATTGCGGTGATCATCTATGTGATGGATAATTCTCTAAGCGATATATTTGCGCAATTAATGGAAACAAGTTGGATCGTTGTCGCTCTAGTTATTTTGTTAGGCGTTGTTTACCAAATCGTTGAAGGGCGTTCTATTAAAGAAATTGCTTCTTATTTTCAGAAAGATTTCACCACAAAAGATGGTTTTTTTACTTCTTGCTATGTTGCCTTTTATCGTGTCATTTCATTTGGAACAGGGACATTGCTTTCTGAAATTTATTTTTATAAGAAAAAAGGACTAGCGGTTTCCCAAGGAGTTGGCGTAACAGCATTGCATATGATCATGTATAAAGTTGCTGTTATTTTTTTATCAGTACTTGGGTTGATTTTCCAATTTTCTTTATTTTATGAGCGTGCACCCAAAATGATTCCTTTTATTTTAGTGGGTGTCGGATTGACGTTTGCAATTATATTTTCGTTACTGATTCTTTCAAGTAGTATCAACCTTCAAGTGATGTTAATAAGCTGGACCAATAAGCACTTTAAGCGGAAAAAATTACGGGATTGGGTAGATAAATGCAATTTGCAAATTTATTCGTTAAGAGAAACTGTTCAGACAATTACAAAAGATCGTTCAGCCATGATTCGCATATTTGGTTGGAATGTAGCAAAGTTACTTTTTTGGTATGTGATTCCATATGTTGTATTGGTTGAAAACCATCCGAATATCGATTTTCTTTTAGTCCTTTCCTTTACCAGTTTTTCCGTTATTTTGTCTGGTGTATTTCCGACTCCAGCAGGAATTGGTCCGTTTGAATTTGTTTATTTATTACTATTTAAACCGTTAGTGGGAACTGTTGATGCAGTCTCATCACTGCTGCTATATCGTTTTGGTAGTTTTGTTTTACCATTTTTGATTGGTTTTATTTATGTCTTGGTTCAAAAAAGACGAGAGATAAAATTAGGACTTCATGCGGTTAGAGAAGAGAAAAAAGAAGTATAA
- a CDS encoding diacylglycerol/lipid kinase family protein: protein MENVMILFNETSGKDKGRELAEQFVEYAKNHGQTDTHFLLEQVGPDCDSKKTVEKAKAEAIDTLIFIGGDGTINHNVEDFKEELPHLKVGLLPGGTVNNMARVLGIPMKFEAAADVILGGVTRKIDYGMINQKVIVSTMTIGILADTAARISQEDKQKYGKLIFVKNFFKLLAKKKRYRLDIKTEKEQWQGKTQLVTVTMTNSVGGYTNFDDSASPDDGLFHLTILPKLNFFKLAFYLPKIILGKIYELPDIKYMTAAEIRIKSMNEKKVGTRVDGDPSEDLPIQMNVVKHGLTVFVPES from the coding sequence ATGGAAAATGTAATGATTCTTTTTAATGAAACATCGGGTAAAGACAAAGGGAGAGAATTAGCAGAACAGTTTGTAGAGTATGCAAAAAATCATGGCCAAACAGATACACATTTTCTATTAGAACAAGTTGGTCCAGATTGTGATAGTAAAAAAACGGTTGAAAAAGCAAAGGCTGAAGCTATCGATACCCTGATTTTTATTGGCGGGGATGGTACGATCAACCATAATGTTGAAGATTTCAAAGAAGAATTACCTCATCTAAAAGTTGGCTTATTGCCAGGTGGAACCGTTAATAACATGGCGAGAGTTTTAGGAATCCCTATGAAATTTGAAGCAGCTGCAGATGTGATTTTAGGTGGTGTTACTAGGAAAATCGATTATGGTATGATCAACCAAAAAGTGATTGTTAGCACAATGACAATCGGTATTTTAGCAGATACTGCGGCTCGAATCAGCCAAGAAGATAAACAAAAATATGGCAAGCTTATTTTTGTGAAGAACTTTTTCAAATTGCTTGCTAAGAAAAAACGTTACCGCTTAGATATCAAAACAGAAAAAGAGCAATGGCAAGGAAAAACTCAGTTAGTTACCGTGACCATGACGAATTCTGTTGGCGGTTATACGAATTTTGATGATTCAGCTTCTCCAGATGACGGGTTGTTTCATTTAACTATTTTACCGAAATTAAACTTTTTTAAATTAGCATTTTATCTACCTAAAATTATTCTAGGAAAAATTTATGAACTTCCTGATATCAAGTATATGACGGCAGCCGAAATAAGGATTAAAAGTATGAATGAAAAAAAAGTTGGAACACGCGTGGATGGTGATCCAAGTGAAGATTTACCAATTCAAATGAATGTAGTCAAGCATGGTCTGACTGTTTTTGTACCGGAATCATAG